A single window of Streptomyces xanthii DNA harbors:
- a CDS encoding ABC transporter permease yields MSGLTAWTARRLLLGAAQTAAVVLLVFALTEALPGDAAVALAGDQPDPARIAVIRESMGLDRPALERLADWTSGLLHGDLGTSLASGRPVSTYIADGFGPTLLLATLTVLLLVPLSVGLGVLAARHEGRLADRLVSSVTLGLYAVPEFACGVLLITVFAIRLQWLPPTAVGYGTELIAHPAALVLPVLVLLSRPVCTLARLVRAGMIDALAAPYAAQARRYGISGARVRYAHALPNAVTPATQQLARTIDWLLSGVIVVEALFVIPGLGTVLINAVAERDIPVVQGLAVVFGVLTVVLNTGADLVARRFAPRGEVAA; encoded by the coding sequence GTGAGCGGACTCACCGCCTGGACCGCCCGGCGGCTGCTGCTCGGTGCGGCGCAGACGGCGGCCGTCGTGCTGCTCGTCTTCGCCCTCACCGAGGCGCTGCCGGGCGACGCCGCCGTCGCACTCGCCGGGGACCAGCCGGACCCGGCGCGGATCGCCGTCATCCGGGAGTCGATGGGCCTGGACCGGCCCGCCCTGGAGCGCCTGGCCGACTGGACGTCCGGCCTGCTCCACGGCGACCTCGGCACCTCACTCGCCTCCGGCCGCCCCGTCAGCACGTACATCGCGGACGGCTTCGGGCCGACGCTGCTGCTCGCCACGCTCACCGTCCTGCTGCTCGTGCCGCTCAGCGTCGGCCTCGGCGTGCTCGCCGCCCGCCACGAGGGCAGGCTCGCGGACCGGCTCGTCAGCTCCGTGACCCTGGGGCTCTACGCCGTACCCGAGTTCGCCTGCGGAGTGCTCCTGATCACGGTGTTCGCCATCCGCCTCCAGTGGCTGCCACCGACCGCCGTCGGCTACGGCACCGAACTGATCGCCCACCCCGCCGCCCTCGTCCTGCCCGTCCTCGTCCTGCTCTCCCGCCCGGTGTGCACCCTCGCCCGACTGGTGCGCGCCGGAATGATCGACGCCCTCGCCGCGCCGTACGCGGCCCAGGCCCGCCGCTACGGCATCTCCGGCGCCCGTGTCCGCTACGCCCACGCCCTGCCCAACGCCGTCACCCCCGCCACTCAGCAACTCGCCCGGACCATCGACTGGTTGCTGAGCGGAGTCATCGTCGTGGAGGCGCTCTTCGTGATCCCCGGACTCGGCACCGTACTCATCAACGCCGTCGCCGAGCGGGACATCCCCGTCGTGCAGGGCCTCGCCGTCGTCTTCGGCGTCCTCACCGTCGTCCTCAACACGGGCGCCGACCTGGTCGCCCGCCGCTTCGCACCACGAGGGGAGGTCGCCGCGTGA
- a CDS encoding ABC transporter permease, with product MRRSRPRHVLGALLVGVPLVLALLGPLFAGEPGPRAASFTTGGGHWLGTDFVGREVWREVLLGGRSVVLVALTATALAYLVALPLGLVSALTHRTWLEELLMRPLDVLLAVPSLLMVLLVAAVLTPGAVRLALLVALVNIPDAARIVRAAAAEAASRPAVEALRLQGETWWRTAVGYVGRSATRVLAADAGVRFTGVLYLVATAAFLGVGVEPDASDWAVMVDRNRTGLFVQPWAVVVPALLIVALTMGGNLLVDSALEHRKRSRMKRRPA from the coding sequence ATGCGGCGTTCGCGTCCGCGCCACGTCCTCGGCGCCCTCCTCGTCGGCGTCCCCCTCGTCCTGGCCCTGCTCGGACCCCTGTTCGCGGGTGAACCGGGGCCGCGCGCCGCGTCCTTCACCACAGGCGGCGGACACTGGCTGGGCACCGACTTCGTCGGCCGGGAGGTCTGGCGGGAGGTACTGCTCGGCGGTCGGTCCGTCGTCCTCGTCGCCCTCACCGCGACGGCCCTGGCCTACCTGGTGGCGCTGCCCCTCGGTCTCGTCAGCGCACTCACCCACCGCACCTGGCTGGAGGAGCTGCTCATGCGGCCTCTCGACGTGCTGCTGGCGGTGCCCTCGCTGCTCATGGTGCTGCTCGTCGCCGCCGTCCTCACTCCCGGGGCCGTGCGCCTCGCGCTCCTGGTGGCGCTCGTCAACATCCCGGACGCGGCCCGCATCGTCCGCGCCGCCGCGGCGGAGGCCGCGTCCCGGCCGGCCGTCGAGGCCCTGCGTCTGCAGGGCGAGACGTGGTGGCGCACCGCCGTCGGCTACGTCGGCCGCTCGGCCACCCGCGTCCTCGCCGCCGACGCGGGCGTCCGCTTCACGGGTGTGCTCTACCTCGTGGCCACCGCCGCGTTCCTCGGTGTCGGCGTCGAACCCGACGCGTCCGACTGGGCGGTGATGGTCGACCGCAACCGCACCGGCCTGTTCGTACAGCCCTGGGCCGTGGTGGTGCCCGCCCTGCTCATCGTCGCCCTGACCATGGGCGGAAACCTGCTCGTCGACTCCGCCCTGGAGCACAGGAAGAGGTCCCGGATGAAGAGGCGCCCCGCATGA
- a CDS encoding ABC transporter ATP-binding protein encodes MNAKTETVAEIENLCVDIDGRRIVDGVSLRVRPGTVTALVGASGSGKTTTGLALLGEYPDGARVSGEVRVPEGLVGYVPQHPGAVLNPARRIDALLTDIARAQMRHLPRRERRAAAKERVLKALADAQLPDTEALLKRYPHQLSGGQQQRVVLAQALLLGARVVVADEPTTGLDPLTKHHVADQLRSVARQGIAVVLLSHDLDVVRALADEILVLRHGQVVESGPAERIWLAPRHPYTSELLAQCPECATEERGDPGSTVLHLTHPGLQARHGRSVVLRVPELTLRAGECLAVVGRSGSGKTTLGRCLAGLHRDHDGTLTLDGSPLPRSLRTRTREQLAAVQYVFQDAKAAFDEHRTVLDQVARTAVRLRALAEADARAESLTTLTGLGLTEELVRRRPGRLSGGELQRAALARALLARPRVLVCDEITSGLDAVTRRALLDRLARLLHDRNEDLSLVLITHDLDTASLATRIVVLDDGELVDQGPARQVLAAFDRRGERSGAVTT; translated from the coding sequence ATGAACGCGAAGACGGAGACCGTCGCCGAGATCGAGAACCTGTGCGTCGACATCGACGGGCGCAGGATCGTGGACGGGGTGAGTCTGCGGGTGCGGCCGGGCACGGTCACCGCCCTCGTCGGCGCGTCCGGAAGCGGAAAGACGACCACCGGGCTCGCCCTGCTCGGTGAGTACCCGGACGGTGCCCGTGTGAGCGGCGAGGTGCGCGTCCCCGAGGGCCTGGTCGGCTACGTCCCCCAGCATCCCGGAGCCGTCCTCAACCCGGCCCGCCGCATCGACGCCCTGCTCACGGACATCGCCCGCGCCCAGATGAGACACCTTCCGAGGCGCGAGCGCCGCGCGGCCGCCAAGGAGCGCGTCCTCAAGGCTTTGGCTGACGCCCAACTACCAGATACGGAAGCCCTCTTGAAGCGGTATCCACACCAACTCTCGGGCGGGCAGCAACAGCGTGTCGTGCTCGCCCAGGCGTTGCTGCTCGGCGCGAGGGTCGTCGTCGCGGACGAACCCACCACCGGCCTCGACCCGCTGACGAAGCACCATGTGGCCGACCAACTGAGGTCGGTGGCCAGGCAGGGCATCGCCGTGGTCCTGCTCAGTCACGACCTGGACGTCGTACGCGCCCTTGCCGACGAGATCCTCGTCCTGCGCCACGGCCAAGTGGTGGAATCCGGACCGGCGGAGCGCATCTGGCTCGCGCCCCGCCACCCCTACACGAGCGAACTCCTGGCACAGTGCCCGGAGTGCGCAACCGAGGAACGCGGCGATCCGGGCAGCACCGTCCTGCACCTCACCCACCCCGGCCTCCAGGCCCGACACGGCCGCTCCGTGGTGCTCCGCGTGCCGGAACTCACCCTGCGGGCGGGGGAGTGCCTTGCCGTCGTCGGCCGGTCCGGCAGCGGCAAGACCACGCTCGGCCGCTGCCTGGCCGGACTCCACCGCGACCACGACGGCACCCTCACCCTGGACGGCTCACCGCTCCCGCGCAGCCTGCGCACCCGTACGCGTGAGCAACTGGCCGCAGTCCAGTACGTCTTCCAAGACGCGAAGGCCGCCTTCGACGAACACCGCACGGTCCTCGACCAGGTGGCCCGCACGGCCGTCCGGCTCCGTGCCCTCGCCGAGGCGGACGCCCGCGCCGAATCGCTGACGACGCTGACCGGCCTCGGGCTCACCGAGGAACTCGTACGCCGCCGGCCCGGCCGCCTCTCCGGAGGCGAACTGCAACGCGCCGCCCTCGCCAGGGCCCTGCTCGCCCGGCCACGGGTCCTGGTGTGCGACGAGATCACCTCGGGCCTGGACGCCGTCACCCGCCGCGCGCTCCTCGACCGGCTGGCGCGCCTCCTGCACGACCGGAACGAGGACCTGTCCCTGGTCCTGATCACCCATGACCTCGACACCGCGTCGCTTGCGACCCGGATCGTCGTACTCGACGACGGTGAACTGGTCGACCAAGGCCCTGCGCGCCAGGTGTTGGCGGCGTTCGACCGACGCGGCGAGAGGAGCGGGGCGGTCACCACATGA
- a CDS encoding esterase/lipase family protein, translating into MVHSILHLDIDPPGANDWNCRPNAAHPRPVVLVHGTYENRYNNWARMSPELKAQGYCVYALDFGDTDDAAVALAPTVKGYGDIKESSKELAAFVDKVLAASGSGQVDLVGHSQGGTLARWYLKADGGANPADPSKNKVRKVVQLGATNHGTTMSGISTLADKLGILEPGQVSVGKAGVQQYEKSDFIKELNADGDTVPGVDYTVIATKYDEITTPWQSTFMTAGPGATVRNIALQEGCPIDLSAHLSMSYSPRAIGLVERALDPSAPAAPCVLRAPAF; encoded by the coding sequence ATGGTCCATTCCATCCTCCACCTCGACATCGATCCGCCCGGTGCCAACGACTGGAACTGCCGGCCCAACGCCGCCCACCCGCGTCCGGTCGTCCTGGTCCACGGCACCTATGAGAACCGCTACAACAACTGGGCCCGGATGTCACCCGAGTTGAAGGCTCAGGGCTACTGCGTCTACGCCCTCGACTTCGGCGACACCGACGACGCCGCGGTGGCTCTCGCCCCCACCGTCAAGGGTTACGGAGACATCAAGGAGTCCTCCAAGGAGCTCGCCGCCTTTGTGGACAAGGTGCTCGCTGCCAGCGGCTCCGGGCAGGTCGACCTGGTCGGCCACTCCCAGGGCGGCACCCTGGCCCGCTGGTACCTCAAGGCCGACGGCGGCGCGAACCCGGCCGACCCCTCGAAGAACAAGGTCAGGAAGGTCGTCCAGCTCGGCGCGACCAACCACGGCACCACCATGAGCGGCATCTCGACACTCGCCGACAAGCTCGGGATTCTCGAACCCGGGCAGGTGTCCGTCGGCAAGGCCGGCGTCCAGCAGTACGAGAAGTCCGACTTCATCAAGGAGCTCAACGCCGACGGTGACACCGTTCCCGGTGTCGACTACACCGTGATCGCCACGAAGTACGACGAGATCACCACCCCCTGGCAGAGCACGTTCATGACGGCGGGCCCCGGCGCGACGGTGCGGAACATCGCCTTGCAGGAGGGCTGCCCGATCGACCTCTCCGCCCACCTGAGCATGTCGTACAGCCCGCGCGCGATCGGACTCGTCGAACGGGCCCTGGACCCCTCGGCCCCGGCGGCCCCCTGTGTGCTGAGGGCGCCGGCCTTCTGA
- a CDS encoding DUF4097 family beta strand repeat-containing protein, with protein MRQALRRLGALAAAALTAGGLAACGLVKGETFEDTSTLSGKITSVRVENGSGGVTVNGTDDGGKLSLRREVEYRDDKPRDATHRIENGVLILGGCGSRCSVDYTVDVPAGIPVTGELSSGAVHLNKVGAVNVTTSSGRIELHGVSGAVEVRTSNGRITGDDIKGTRVQAQTSNGAIKLDLATPLDVQAQTSNGDITLTLPKAGYQVTADTDNGDRTIGVSDDPAGKYRLGLRSSNGDITVRSGA; from the coding sequence ATGCGTCAGGCACTCCGCCGCCTCGGGGCCTTGGCGGCAGCCGCACTCACCGCCGGCGGACTCGCCGCGTGCGGCCTGGTCAAGGGCGAGACCTTCGAGGACACCAGCACACTGTCGGGGAAGATCACGTCTGTGCGGGTGGAGAACGGGTCGGGCGGTGTCACCGTCAACGGCACGGACGACGGCGGGAAGTTGTCCCTGCGACGGGAGGTGGAATACCGGGACGACAAGCCGCGGGACGCCACCCACCGGATCGAGAACGGCGTGCTGATCCTCGGCGGCTGCGGCAGCCGCTGCTCGGTCGACTACACCGTCGACGTACCCGCCGGCATTCCGGTGACCGGGGAGCTGTCCAGCGGCGCGGTCCACCTGAACAAGGTGGGTGCCGTGAACGTGACCACCAGCTCCGGCCGCATCGAGCTGCACGGCGTCTCCGGCGCGGTGGAGGTGAGGACCTCCAACGGCAGGATCACCGGGGACGACATCAAGGGCACGCGCGTCCAGGCACAGACCTCCAACGGCGCGATCAAGCTCGACCTGGCGACCCCGCTGGACGTGCAGGCCCAGACCTCCAACGGAGACATCACCCTGACCCTGCCGAAGGCCGGCTATCAGGTGACGGCGGACACGGACAACGGGGACAGGACCATCGGCGTCTCCGACGACCCGGCGGGCAAGTACCGCCTCGGGCTGCGGAGCAGCAACGGCGACATCACGGTCCGAAGCGGCGCGTGA
- a CDS encoding hydrolase, with the protein MTVDPAHKTSPEPVRDTLSDHLLSPDNCAVVLIDYQAGQYATIGSTSRAEIDLGATTLARLARAYEIPTVLSTVGVGMGVNEGTVPELARELPSVPEIDRTGVNSWEDADFRAAIEATGRKKIVMAGLWTEVCLAFPTLDMLREGYEVYPVIDAVGGVSPVSHATAVERMVQAGAQPITSIAFGSELMRNWARPDADRFRVIINDYFRRKRDIGASE; encoded by the coding sequence ATGACCGTCGACCCCGCGCACAAGACATCCCCTGAGCCGGTACGGGACACCCTGAGCGACCATCTGCTCTCGCCGGACAACTGCGCCGTGGTCCTCATCGACTATCAGGCGGGCCAGTACGCCACGATCGGGTCCACCAGCCGCGCCGAGATCGATCTCGGCGCCACGACGCTGGCGCGGCTCGCCCGCGCGTACGAGATTCCCACCGTGCTCTCCACCGTCGGAGTCGGCATGGGCGTCAACGAGGGCACCGTCCCCGAACTCGCCCGTGAACTGCCCTCCGTACCCGAGATCGACCGCACGGGAGTCAACTCGTGGGAGGACGCGGACTTCCGCGCCGCCATCGAGGCCACGGGCCGGAAAAAGATCGTCATGGCGGGCCTGTGGACCGAAGTCTGTCTGGCGTTCCCCACCCTCGACATGCTCCGCGAGGGCTACGAGGTGTACCCCGTCATCGACGCCGTAGGAGGCGTCTCCCCCGTGTCGCACGCCACCGCAGTCGAACGGATGGTGCAGGCCGGCGCGCAGCCGATCACCTCGATCGCCTTCGGCAGTGAGCTCATGCGCAACTGGGCGCGGCCGGACGCCGACCGGTTCCGCGTGATCATCAACGACTACTTCCGCCGCAAGCGGGACATCGGGGCCTCGGAATGA
- a CDS encoding ATP-binding SpoIIE family protein phosphatase: MVEPVPGAYEDSRYDEARSARVPADLAWLNAAGRQIGTTLDLRRTTQELVDFVVPEFADGAAVDLLESVLRGAEVDRWRGPGMPAMQAMAIAWIPQVRMIEATPVGSATSFAGYGRDALTSGEPVLVSRVTPEDFTKIASTPSGAGQLRAAGVHSYLVVPVIARGVLLGLADFVRAGDRPGFDRADVALATELLGKAAVAFDNARLYQRERDTVVTLQHSLLPRESPLTLQLEVRPGYQPARDRRVAGGDWFDIAALPGGRTALVVGDVLGGGLSAAATMGRLRGIARVLLALDTVPERVLTRLDLAARDLDEEQVATCLVAVYDPADGSCALASAGHLPPLVVDRDGDARFVDLPVGGPIGAGAIPYEGARITLPQGARLMLYTDGLTKTRGGDLAQDLERLRRTAAEMPAGAPAPGVDQLATPERFDDAVLLVADTHDAAEDIRMWELPADASAGSFARKVVRGQLADWGQPELQDSAELVVSEMVGNAMRYGRGPGPLRLVRHGRVIVELADRGPDLPQIQFAAPTDEGGRGLQLINMLCRRWGACRTAYGKSVWAELDLPTER; this comes from the coding sequence ATGGTCGAGCCGGTGCCCGGGGCGTACGAGGACAGCCGGTACGACGAGGCCCGCTCAGCACGTGTGCCGGCGGATCTGGCCTGGCTGAACGCGGCCGGGCGGCAGATCGGGACCACGCTCGACCTGCGGCGGACCACGCAGGAGCTGGTCGATTTCGTGGTGCCGGAGTTCGCCGACGGCGCGGCCGTCGACCTGCTCGAATCCGTACTGCGCGGCGCTGAGGTCGACCGCTGGCGAGGGCCGGGGATGCCGGCCATGCAGGCGATGGCGATCGCCTGGATCCCGCAAGTGCGCATGATCGAGGCGACCCCCGTCGGCAGCGCGACCTCGTTCGCCGGCTACGGCAGGGACGCTCTGACTTCCGGTGAGCCGGTTCTCGTGTCCCGGGTGACCCCTGAGGACTTCACGAAGATCGCCTCCACTCCGAGCGGAGCAGGGCAATTGCGGGCCGCCGGGGTGCACAGCTATCTGGTCGTCCCGGTGATCGCCCGCGGTGTGCTGCTGGGGCTCGCCGACTTCGTGCGCGCCGGTGACCGGCCGGGTTTCGACCGGGCCGATGTCGCGCTCGCGACCGAACTGCTCGGGAAGGCCGCCGTCGCCTTCGACAACGCGCGCCTGTACCAGCGGGAGCGTGACACGGTGGTGACGCTCCAGCACAGCCTGCTACCGCGCGAGTCGCCCCTCACCCTTCAGCTGGAGGTCCGGCCCGGCTACCAGCCGGCCCGCGACCGCCGTGTGGCGGGCGGCGACTGGTTCGACATCGCCGCGCTCCCCGGCGGCCGGACCGCCCTCGTGGTCGGCGACGTGCTCGGCGGCGGCCTGTCGGCGGCCGCGACCATGGGCCGATTGCGTGGGATCGCCCGCGTCCTGCTCGCCCTGGACACGGTGCCGGAGCGGGTGCTCACCCGGCTGGACCTGGCCGCGCGTGACCTCGACGAGGAGCAGGTCGCCACCTGCCTGGTCGCTGTCTACGACCCGGCCGACGGCAGCTGTGCGCTGGCCTCCGCCGGGCACCTGCCGCCCCTCGTGGTCGACCGGGACGGCGACGCCCGCTTCGTCGACCTGCCGGTCGGCGGTCCGATCGGGGCCGGTGCGATCCCGTACGAGGGCGCCCGGATCACGTTGCCCCAGGGCGCGCGCCTCATGCTGTACACGGACGGCCTCACGAAGACGCGCGGTGGTGACCTGGCCCAGGACCTGGAGCGGCTGCGCCGGACCGCGGCCGAGATGCCCGCCGGGGCACCGGCACCCGGTGTGGACCAGCTGGCCACACCGGAACGATTCGATGACGCCGTCCTGCTCGTGGCCGACACCCACGACGCGGCAGAGGACATCCGGATGTGGGAGCTGCCGGCCGACGCGTCGGCCGGCAGCTTCGCGCGGAAGGTCGTGCGCGGGCAGCTGGCCGACTGGGGGCAGCCGGAGTTGCAGGATTCCGCGGAGCTGGTGGTCAGCGAGATGGTCGGCAACGCCATGCGGTACGGCAGGGGGCCGGGACCGCTCAGACTCGTGCGGCACGGCCGGGTGATCGTGGAGCTCGCCGACCGGGGCCCCGACCTGCCGCAGATCCAGTTCGCGGCGCCGACCGACGAGGGCGGCCGCGGACTGCAACTGATCAACATGCTGTGCCGCCGCTGGGGAGCCTGCCGGACGGCCTACGGCAAATCGGTGTGGGCGGAACTGGACCTGCCGACGGAGCGCTAG